A genomic stretch from Alosa sapidissima isolate fAloSap1 chromosome 3, fAloSap1.pri, whole genome shotgun sequence includes:
- the b3galt4 gene encoding beta-1,3-galactosyltransferase 4: protein MVGRGLWGCKNRLGKRSGRFGVAPAVCGGIMGTFLLVLLFIDSIELWATSLGMTGHVKEPTQGGLLPQSMPPTRPEEYLLMPSPLVCQRAKPYLITMVTTAPANQRARQAIRDTWGGEVEVRGKRVLTLFMVGMPADPTMGKLLVVEARENGDLVQGRFQDSYGNLTLKTLAMLGWVRRFCSQARFVAKVDDDVLFNPSALLRYLDHSHPLQKTSDGQPADLYLGRVHMRVRPNRDPSSKHFMPTQAYAGTVFPDYCSGTAYVLSRPAVLKLCLAAAAAPLPHPLPPEDVFVGLSAHAAGLVPTHCPLFSGGPAVPYGRCCYQAMVSVHHVMPSEMVRFWADVHTAAPCSWLGTRASLGVCKVRALLGTLIG from the coding sequence ATGGTTGGTCGGGGATTATGGGGCTGCAAAAATCGTTTGGGCAAACGCAGTGGGAGGTTTGGAGTGGCGCCTGCTGTCTGTGGTGGCATCATGGGCACCTTCCTCCTGGTACTACTTTTCATTGACTCCATTGAACTGTGGGCAACGTCACTGGGGATGACCGGGCATGTTAAAGAACCTACCCAGGGCGGGCTTCTACCTCAGAGTATGCCACCCACACGGCCGGAGGAGTACCTGCTGATGCCCAGCCCCCTGGTATGCCAGCGTGCCAAGCCTTATCTCATCACCATGGTGACAACAGCCCCAGCCAATCAGAGGGCACGACAGGCCATCCGGGACACgtggggaggggaggtggaggtccGTGGTAAGCGGGTACTAACCCTCTTCATGGTTGGCATGCCCGCTGACCCCACCATGGGCAAACTGCTTGTAGTGGAAGCACGAGAGAATGGTGACCTGGTCCAGGGCCGCTTCCAGGACTCCTACGGCAATCTGACCCTGAAGACTCTGGCCATGCTTGGTTGGGTACGCCGATTTTGCTCTCAAGCACGCTTTGTGGCCAAGGTGGATGACGACGTACTCTTCAACCCATCGGCTCTTCTGCGCTACCTAGACCACAGCCATCCGCTTCAGAAGACATCAGACGGCCAGCCGGCAGACCTCTATCTCGGCCGCGTCCACATGCGCGTGAGGCCCAACCGGGATCCTTCCAGTAAGCATTTCATGCCTACCCAGGCCTACGCTGGCACGGTGTTCCCAGACTACTGTAGCGGGACGGCCTACGTGCTCTCACGTCCTGCCGTCCTCAAGCTCTGCctggctgctgctgccgccccCCTGCCACACCCTCTGCCCCCTGAGGATGTGTTTGTTGGCCTGAGTGCCCATGCAGCGGGCCTCGTACCCACACACTGTCCACTCTTCTCAGGGGGGCCAGCTGTGCCCTACGGCCGCTGCTGCTACCAGGCCATGGTGTCAGTGCACCACGTCATGCCGTCAGAGATGGTCCGCTTCTGGGCAGATGTCCACACTGCCGCCCCCTGCTCTTGGTTGGGCACGCGGGCCTCTCTTGGGGTCTGTAAGGTGCGAGCACTGCTAGGGACCCTGATAGGGTAA
- the wdr46 gene encoding WD repeat-containing protein 46 yields MAATMEAASTKSHVGKKGKPPKRYWDNPTEDSENSHVNKKNRQDGESDSIQGNITTVSPNKELVTEKQNKNRQSKTNHISGSKDPFPGEAPIPQERLKKFQRGEKSQVTSGLRSKLKEAIKRSEAESELAQKQAARFDLLLPEDAGFLEGDEDEDTCTISQDDIADAVDITSGAKYFNLHLSQFGPYRLDYSKAGRHLILGGKRGHVTCIEWQSKQLVSEINVMETVNDVKWLHNEDMFAVAQKKWLHIYDSKGVELHCIRKFNDVLSMEFLPYHFLLATASATGFLQYLDVSVGKEVVCINAKLGRLGVMTQNPQNAIIHMGHPNGIVSLWSPNQKEPLVKMLCHQGGVRSVAVDKTGTYMVTSGLDKKLKVYDIRAFKPLQSYFLPAGAACLSLSQRGLLAAATGDIVQVYRDVLGTPVTKPYMAHRVRGGITGLSYCPHEDVLGVGHSDGFTSMIVPGAGEPNFDAMDVNPVGSLKQRREWEVKALLEKIQPELICLDPSQLGRVDHASWEQRHEERVKTLGYDPLAQEKFKPRMRKKGRSSSGAVEKRKKKVAHEDQREVIRKTVEENLGKQKELKKEKATLAAQGQRSALDRFKK; encoded by the exons ATGGCGGCCACCATGGAGGCAGCGTCGACCAAATCACACGTGGGTAAAAAGGGAAAG CCCCCGAAGCGCTATTGGGACAATCCAACGGAGGATAGTGAAAATAGTCACGTTAACAAGAAGAATCGACAAGATGGAGAAAGTGACTCAATTCAAGGAAACATCACAACGGTCTCTCCTAATAAAGAATTGGTCACAGAGAAGCAAAATAAGAATCGACAAAGCAAGACAAACCATATCTCCGGG TCAAAAGACCCTTTCCCCGGAGAAGCTCCAATCCCCCAAGAGCGGCTGAAGAAGtttcagagaggagagaagtccCAAGTG ACGTCCGGTTTGAGGTCAAAGTTAAAAGAGGCCATAAAACGTTCCGAGGCAGAATCAGAGCTTGCTCAAAAACAGGCAGCTAGATTTGACCTCTTGCTCCCAGAGGACGCAGG TTTCCTAGAGggagatgaggatgaggatacCTGCACCATCTCTCAGGATGACATTGCAGATGCTGTGGACATCACTTCAGGAGCCAAG TATTTTAACCTGCACCTATCTCAGTTTGGTCCATACCGACTTGACTATAGCAAAGCTGGGAG gcATCTCATCTTGGGAGGGAAACGAGGTCATGTGACCTGCATAGAGTGGCAATCGAAACAGTTGGTGTCAGAAATAAATGTCATGGAAACAGTCAATGATGTTAA GTGGCTGCATAATGAAGATATGTTTGCTGTGGCTCAGAAAAAGTGGCTGCACATATACGACTCCAAAGGGGTGGAGCTTCACTGTATTCGCAAGTTTAATGACGTTCTCAGTATGGAGTTTCTGCCATACCATTTTCTGCTGGCCACGGCg AGTGCAACAGGGTTCCTGCAGTATCTGGACGTGTCTGTAGGGAAGGAGGTGGTATGCATCAATGCCAAGTTGGGTCGGCTCGGCGTGATGACCCAAAACCCTCAGAACGCTATCATTCACATGGGCCATCCCAATGGCATTGTCAGCCTCTGGTCTCCCAATCAGAAGGAGCCACTCGTCAAGATGCTTTGTCACCAGGGTGGGGTCCGCTCAGTAGCCGTGGACAAGACCGGGAC GTACATGGTGACGTCTGGTTTGGACAAGAAGCTGAAGGTGTATGACATCAGAGCTTTCAAGCCTCTGCAGTCCTACTTCCTGCCAGCAGGGGCCGCTTGTTTGTCCCTCAGTCAGCGAGGACTGCTGGCTGCTGCAACAGGAGACATTGTGCAg GTATACAGGGATGTGTTGGGGACGCCGGTGACCAAGCCCTACATGGCCCATCGCGTGAGGGGAGGAATCACAGGCTTGAGCTACTGCCCACATGAGGATGTTCTGGGAGTAGGACACTCCGATGGATTCACTAGCATGATCGTACCAG GTGCGGGTGAGCCCAACTTCGACGCCATGGATGTGAACCCAGTGGGCAGCTTGAAGCAGCGGCGTGAGTGGGAGGTCAAGGCTCTGCTGGAGAAGATCCAGCCCGAGCTCATCTGCCTGGACCCATCGCAGCTGGGCAGAGTGGACCATGCCTCCTGGGAGCAGAGGCACGAGGAGCGGGTGAAGACCCTG GGTTATGACCCATTGGCTCAGGAGAAGTTCAAACCTCGCATGAGGAAGAAGGGCCGAAGCTCAAGTGGCGCcgtggagaagaggaagaagaaggttGCTCATGAAGATCAGagg GAGGTGATTCGGAAAACGGTGGAGGAGAATTTGGGGAAGCAGAAGGAGCTGAAGAAGGAAAAGGCCACTCTGGCTGCTCAAGGACAGAGGTCAGCACTGGACAGGTTTAAGAAGTGA